The proteins below are encoded in one region of Candidatus Cloacimonadota bacterium:
- a CDS encoding sodium/proton-translocating pyrophosphatase — protein LDSVGNTTAATGKGFAIGSAALTAMALLAAYLEEIRAALIDMGGKANQYIYMTINHSKELVEHVRVDQATVMDFINYYQIHVLNPKFLLGIFIGSMAVFVFAALTIEAVGKAAGLMVAEVRRQFKEIPGIMEGTGKPDYSSCVTIATIGAQQQMLVPAIVGIATPIITGLIFGVAGVLGVLAGAMVCGFVLAIMLNNSGGAWDNAKKYVETGQFGGKSSSVHKATVVGDTVGDPFKDTAGPCINILIKLMSMVSIVFAGLIVNYSLRVEKIKPPFSKQKIETTSYNNLLKLDKDAVDNSACKDERVITDECINSIENPAGETEEIPTNPPVPR, from the coding sequence CTGGACAGCGTGGGAAACACAACCGCTGCCACCGGAAAGGGTTTTGCCATCGGAAGTGCCGCCCTGACGGCGATGGCGCTTTTGGCAGCCTATCTGGAGGAAATCCGCGCCGCGCTCATCGATATGGGCGGTAAAGCCAATCAATATATCTACATGACGATTAACCACAGCAAAGAGCTGGTGGAACACGTGCGCGTGGACCAAGCCACCGTGATGGACTTTATAAACTACTATCAGATTCATGTCCTGAACCCCAAATTCCTGCTGGGCATCTTCATCGGCAGCATGGCTGTCTTTGTTTTTGCCGCGCTCACCATCGAGGCGGTGGGAAAAGCCGCCGGTCTCATGGTGGCTGAAGTGCGTCGCCAGTTCAAGGAAATCCCCGGCATCATGGAAGGAACCGGCAAGCCCGATTACTCCAGTTGTGTAACGATTGCCACCATCGGCGCCCAACAGCAGATGCTTGTTCCCGCAATCGTGGGCATCGCCACTCCCATCATCACCGGCCTCATCTTCGGTGTGGCAGGCGTTTTGGGTGTTTTGGCAGGCGCCATGGTCTGCGGCTTCGTTTTGGCGATTATGCTGAACAATTCCGGCGGCGCCTGGGACAACGCCAAAAAGTATGTGGAAACCGGACAGTTTGGCGGAAAATCATCCTCAGTCCACAAAGCCACCGTGGTGGGCGACACTGTTGGAGACCCTTTCAAAGACACAGCCGGCCCCTGCATCAACATTCTCATCAAGCTCATGAGCATGGTTTCCATCGTTTTTGCCGGTCTCATCGTGAATTACAGCCTCAGGGTGGAAAAAATCAAGCCTCCCTTCAGCAAACAAAAAATCGAAACCACCTCCTATAACAATCTGTTGAAACTGGACAAAGACGCGGTGGATAACAGCGCCTGCAAAGACGAGCGGGTCATCACAGATGAATGTATTAACAGCATAGAAAACCCAGCCGGGGAAACGGAAGAAATCCCCACCAATCCTCCCGTCCCGCGCTAA